From the genome of Scytonema hofmannii PCC 7110, one region includes:
- a CDS encoding amidohydrolase family protein, with the protein MIIDCHCHAGKGDLLTGPWDTDAPIETYLKRAKVAGIEKTVIFSPFHSNYRQANANTARIVEHYSGRFIGFAFVHAKRDRGRIYQIVEESVVKWRFRGIKVHRMDGAVTREVCEVARQFHLPLLYDPVGETNLIDLLAPQYPDVNFIIPHLGSFADDWRAHLRVIDQISRYPNVYTDTSGVRRFDYLIQAIKRGGAHKVLFGTDGPWLHPGVELHKIRLLGLPPNREELVLGKNLLRLIGQKRSPNQVELIRDRCFPLHR; encoded by the coding sequence ATGATTATTGATTGTCACTGCCATGCTGGAAAAGGAGACTTACTCACTGGTCCTTGGGATACTGATGCACCTATTGAAACCTATCTCAAACGGGCAAAAGTGGCAGGAATTGAAAAGACTGTCATCTTTTCTCCCTTTCACAGCAACTACCGTCAGGCAAACGCCAACACGGCACGAATTGTGGAACATTATTCAGGGCGTTTCATCGGGTTTGCTTTTGTCCATGCAAAGCGCGATCGCGGACGTATTTACCAGATTGTTGAAGAATCAGTCGTCAAATGGAGGTTTCGCGGTATCAAGGTGCATCGTATGGATGGAGCGGTTACCCGTGAAGTGTGTGAAGTTGCCCGCCAATTTCATCTGCCCCTGCTCTACGATCCCGTCGGTGAAACCAATCTGATTGACTTACTAGCTCCCCAGTATCCAGATGTCAATTTCATTATTCCGCACTTGGGTAGTTTTGCTGACGACTGGCGTGCCCACCTGCGGGTAATTGACCAGATTAGTCGTTATCCCAATGTCTATACCGATACATCGGGAGTGCGGCGATTTGACTATTTGATACAGGCAATAAAGCGGGGCGGTGCTCATAAAGTGCTGTTTGGTACAGATGGTCCTTGGTTACATCCGGGTGTTGAACTGCACAAAATTCGCTTACTGGGTTTGCCACCAAACCGAGAAGAACTAGTGCTGGGCAAAAACCTGTTGCGATTGATCGGCCAAAAACGATCGCCTAATCAAGTTGAACTGATTCGCGATCGCTGCTTTCCACTTCACAGGTAA
- a CDS encoding response regulator transcription factor — protein sequence MKEPQQEFPQTEKIDINSVVPKIIGEFHLKNYHYLVIHLEHNIENSTEANLTLSAKVSLTPEMIQFAVNGELCAIVVSESDRLDTKSDISLLLTERELQIVKLVALGKPNKQIASQLYISEWTVSTHLRRIFAKLGVDSRAAMVHRCASLLT from the coding sequence ATGAAAGAGCCACAACAGGAATTTCCTCAGACTGAGAAAATAGATATTAATTCTGTAGTTCCCAAGATTATAGGCGAATTTCATCTGAAAAACTATCATTATTTGGTGATTCATCTTGAACATAACATTGAAAATTCTACAGAAGCTAATTTAACTCTTTCTGCCAAAGTTTCACTGACACCGGAAATGATTCAGTTTGCTGTCAATGGAGAGCTTTGTGCTATCGTGGTGTCTGAGAGTGACCGTCTAGATACCAAATCAGACATTTCCCTTCTTTTAACAGAGCGAGAACTTCAAATCGTGAAGTTGGTTGCTTTAGGAAAGCCTAACAAGCAAATCGCCAGTCAGCTTTACATTAGTGAATGGACTGTCTCTACTCATTTACGTCGAATTTTTGCCAAGCTTGGTGTGGATAGTCGGGCTGCAATGGTACATCGATGTGCTTCACTACTGACTTAA
- the glpK gene encoding glycerol kinase GlpK, translating to MGYVLALDLGTTGNRAFLFDRSGRIIGQAYQELTQYYPQPGWLEHDPEEIWRLTCWVIQTAIQDARITPNEIVAIGLTVQRETCLIWDKTTGQPIQKAIVWQDRRTAPLCHQLQESGYSQEIYERTGLIIDAYFSATKLSWLLENFPTTNVLAGTIDTWILWKLTGGKVYATDHSNASRTMLMNLVTCDWDEKLLNLFKIPTQILPQIQPSLGTFGVTDASLFGVEIPITAILGDQQAALFGHGCDRPGLMKCTYGTGSFLVAHTGTKIVRSQNQLISTVAWTQTNSNGKLDVSYALEGSIFTSGACIKWLRDSLKLITTSAETEAIANSIADNGGVYFVPAFSGLGAPHWDMSARGAFFGITAGVQREHMVRAVLEAVAYQVLEVVEAINKSNSIPIGRLSVDGGACENNFLMQFQADLLRIPVERPTMREMTVQGIAFAAGLAVGFWNSYEELVNQRQIERVFEPAIAQDSILDNFATWQKAVARAKHWAD from the coding sequence ATGGGTTACGTCCTGGCATTAGATTTAGGCACAACAGGTAATCGCGCTTTTTTGTTCGATCGCAGTGGTCGTATAATCGGGCAAGCATACCAAGAATTGACACAATACTACCCACAGCCAGGATGGCTAGAACACGATCCGGAGGAGATTTGGCGCTTAACTTGTTGGGTCATTCAAACTGCAATTCAAGATGCTCGAATCACCCCTAATGAAATAGTTGCTATTGGATTGACAGTACAGCGAGAAACCTGCTTAATTTGGGACAAAACCACCGGACAACCAATCCAAAAAGCAATAGTGTGGCAAGATCGGCGTACCGCTCCCCTGTGTCATCAGTTACAAGAAAGCGGTTATTCTCAGGAGATTTACGAGCGTACTGGGTTAATTATTGATGCTTATTTTTCAGCGACAAAACTATCTTGGCTATTGGAAAACTTTCCAACTACAAACGTTTTAGCAGGCACAATTGATACATGGATACTATGGAAACTGACAGGTGGAAAAGTGTACGCTACTGACCACAGTAATGCGAGTCGCACGATGTTAATGAATTTGGTAACCTGTGATTGGGATGAAAAGTTGTTAAATTTGTTTAAGATTCCCACTCAAATTCTACCCCAGATTCAACCCAGCCTGGGAACATTTGGAGTCACCGATGCCAGTTTATTTGGTGTTGAAATTCCCATCACTGCTATTTTGGGAGATCAGCAAGCCGCTTTGTTTGGACATGGCTGCGATCGTCCAGGACTCATGAAATGTACCTACGGTACGGGAAGTTTTTTGGTAGCCCACACTGGCACTAAAATTGTACGTTCTCAGAACCAACTCATAAGTACTGTGGCATGGACGCAAACAAATTCAAATGGAAAATTAGATGTGAGCTATGCCTTAGAAGGAAGTATATTTACTAGTGGGGCTTGTATTAAATGGCTGCGAGACAGTCTGAAGCTTATAACAACATCTGCTGAAACAGAAGCGATCGCAAATAGCATTGCAGATAATGGTGGAGTTTACTTTGTACCTGCATTTAGCGGACTCGGCGCACCTCATTGGGATATGAGTGCTAGGGGAGCCTTTTTCGGCATTACTGCAGGAGTACAACGGGAACATATGGTACGTGCTGTCCTAGAAGCAGTGGCTTACCAAGTTTTAGAAGTTGTAGAAGCGATTAATAAATCTAACAGTATTCCTATTGGGCGGTTGAGTGTAGACGGTGGCGCTTGCGAGAACAATTTTCTCATGCAGTTTCAAGCAGATTTATTAAGAATTCCAGTTGAACGTCCCACAATGCGAGAAATGACGGTTCAAGGAATTGCATTTGCCGCAGGGCTTGCTGTTGGATTTTGGAATTCTTATGAGGAATTAGTCAATCAACGACAGATTGAGCGAGTCTTTGAACCTGCGATCGCACAAGATTCAATTTTAGACAACTTTGCAACTTGGCAAAAAGCAGTCGCTCGTGCCAAACACTGGGCAGATTAA
- a CDS encoding valine--tRNA ligase — protein MTATTNTNLPSLYEPFSTEAKWQKFWEENQTYKADANQNSQSYCIVIPPPNVTGSLHMGHAFDNSLIDTLVRYHRMKGLNALYLPGTDHASIAVQTILEKQLKAEGKTRYELGRDKFLERAWQWKAESGGTIVNQLRRLGVSVDWTRERFTLDEGLSKAVAHAFTSLYEEGLIYRGKYLVNWCPESQSAVSDLEVDLKEVDGRLWHFRYPLTDGSGYVEVATTRPETMLGDTAVAVNPSDDRYQHLIGKTLTLPIMNREIPIIGDELVDPTFGTGCVKVTPAHDLNDFEMGQRHNLPFINIMNKDGTLNENAGSFQGQDRFVARKNVVSRLETDGFLVKVEDYKHSVPYSERGKVPVEPLLSTQWFVDIRPMADRALEFLDQKNSPEFVPQRWTKVYRDWLVKLKDWCISRQLWWGHQIPAWYAVSETGGEISDNTPFVVAKSEAEAREKLLAQFGENVKIEQDPDVLDTWFSSGLWPFSTLGWPEQTPDLATYYPTSTLVTGFDIIFFWVARMTMMGGHFTGQLPFKSVYIHGLVLDENGKKMSKSAGNGVDPLLLIDKYGTDALRYTLIKEVAGAGQDIRLDYNRKTDESPSVEAARNFANKLWNAARFVMMNLDDFGFSILDFGLESDNPQSTIQNPTLESDNPQSTIQNPKLELSDRWILSRYNQVVKQTNDFFSHYGLGEAAKGLYEFIWGDFCDWYIELVKSRLQKDANPESRRVAQQTLAYVLEGILKLLHPFMPHITEEIWHTLTQQPADSNQSLSLQRYPEADANLIDSALEEQFELLFGTIRTIRNLRAEADIKPGTMITVNLQSESTKEQQILHAGQPYIKDLAKVENLTMTGEPKKATVSGKSLSINWVTIVAIIGAIYIFRIGLAVADAVDDLPFIGTFFEVIGFVYSVWFVFQNILFATDRQKFWEQWFPPTTVETPPQIEPQEPEQAIAGVVGTVQVVIPLKGVVDVDTLRVKLERSLSKAESEAQSLRERLSNSKFVDKAPPDVVQGARDALAEAEKQAEILRDRLCGLA, from the coding sequence TACAGGTAGCCTGCACATGGGTCACGCCTTCGACAATTCACTCATTGACACCCTCGTGCGCTACCATAGAATGAAAGGACTCAACGCCCTTTATCTCCCCGGAACAGACCACGCCAGTATCGCCGTACAAACAATTCTGGAAAAGCAACTCAAAGCAGAAGGAAAAACTCGCTATGAGTTGGGACGCGACAAATTTCTAGAACGTGCTTGGCAATGGAAAGCAGAATCAGGAGGAACAATTGTCAATCAATTGCGGCGTTTAGGAGTATCTGTAGATTGGACTCGGGAACGGTTTACATTAGATGAAGGTTTATCTAAAGCTGTAGCTCATGCTTTTACAAGTCTCTATGAAGAAGGGCTAATTTATCGCGGTAAATATTTGGTCAACTGGTGTCCGGAGTCACAATCAGCTGTCTCCGATTTGGAAGTAGACTTAAAAGAGGTGGACGGTCGCTTATGGCACTTCCGCTATCCCCTAACTGACGGTTCTGGTTATGTGGAAGTCGCTACAACTCGTCCGGAAACAATGTTGGGTGATACTGCTGTGGCTGTCAACCCAAGCGACGATCGCTATCAGCATTTGATTGGGAAAACCCTCACTCTACCCATTATGAATCGGGAAATTCCCATCATTGGTGATGAGTTAGTTGACCCTACTTTTGGAACGGGTTGCGTGAAAGTCACTCCCGCCCACGATCTCAATGACTTTGAAATGGGACAGCGTCACAACTTGCCGTTTATTAACATTATGAATAAGGACGGTACTCTCAATGAGAATGCTGGTTCCTTCCAAGGACAAGATCGCTTTGTTGCTAGAAAGAATGTAGTTTCTCGCCTAGAAACTGATGGGTTTTTGGTGAAAGTAGAAGATTACAAACATTCCGTTCCTTATAGCGAGCGAGGTAAAGTTCCCGTTGAACCTCTCCTCTCCACCCAGTGGTTTGTTGATATTCGCCCGATGGCTGATAGAGCACTAGAGTTCCTCGACCAGAAAAATTCTCCGGAGTTTGTTCCCCAACGCTGGACAAAGGTGTATCGTGACTGGTTGGTGAAACTAAAAGATTGGTGTATTTCCCGTCAACTCTGGTGGGGACACCAAATTCCTGCTTGGTACGCTGTCAGCGAAACGGGGGGAGAAATCTCAGACAATACACCTTTTGTAGTCGCCAAGTCAGAAGCAGAAGCAAGAGAGAAGTTGCTGGCACAATTTGGTGAAAATGTCAAGATAGAGCAAGACCCAGATGTGCTTGATACTTGGTTTTCTTCTGGGTTATGGCCGTTCTCAACTTTAGGTTGGCCCGAACAAACTCCAGACCTAGCAACTTACTATCCTACCAGTACTTTGGTAACAGGTTTTGACATCATCTTTTTCTGGGTTGCCAGAATGACTATGATGGGTGGTCATTTTACCGGACAACTGCCGTTTAAATCAGTTTACATCCACGGCTTGGTGTTGGATGAAAATGGCAAAAAAATGTCCAAATCTGCTGGTAATGGTGTCGATCCGTTGCTCCTCATTGACAAGTACGGTACTGATGCTTTGCGCTACACCCTTATTAAGGAAGTCGCAGGCGCAGGTCAAGACATCCGGTTGGATTACAATCGCAAAACAGATGAATCACCATCCGTAGAAGCAGCCCGCAACTTTGCTAACAAGTTGTGGAATGCAGCCCGTTTTGTCATGATGAATTTAGACGATTTTGGATTTTCGATTTTAGATTTTGGATTGGAGTCCGATAATCCACAATCCACAATCCAAAATCCAACATTAGAGTCCGATAATCCACAATCCACAATCCAAAATCCAAAATTGGAATTGAGCGATCGCTGGATTCTTTCCCGCTACAATCAAGTAGTCAAACAAACAAATGACTTCTTCAGTCATTACGGTTTGGGGGAAGCAGCAAAAGGGCTTTATGAATTTATCTGGGGTGATTTCTGCGACTGGTATATTGAACTGGTAAAATCTCGCTTGCAAAAAGATGCCAATCCGGAGTCTCGTCGTGTCGCACAACAAACTCTTGCTTATGTTTTAGAAGGCATTCTAAAATTACTTCATCCCTTCATGCCTCACATTACTGAGGAGATTTGGCATACTCTTACCCAGCAACCAGCCGATTCTAACCAAAGTTTATCCTTACAACGTTATCCGGAAGCAGATGCGAACTTAATTGACTCTGCTCTAGAGGAACAGTTTGAATTGTTGTTTGGTACAATTCGTACAATCCGTAACTTGCGGGCTGAGGCGGATATTAAACCAGGGACGATGATAACAGTCAATTTACAAAGCGAAAGTACAAAGGAACAACAAATTCTTCATGCAGGACAGCCTTATATTAAAGATTTGGCTAAGGTGGAGAATTTAACCATGACTGGCGAGCCGAAGAAAGCAACGGTTTCTGGCAAAAGCTTGTCAATAAATTGGGTAACAATAGTAGCAATTATCGGAGCTATCTACATATTTAGAATTGGTCTCGCTGTCGCTGATGCAGTAGACGATCTCCCCTTCATTGGAACTTTCTTTGAAGTTATTGGTTTTGTTTATTCAGTATGGTTTGTTTTCCAGAATATCTTGTTCGCAACAGATAGACAAAAATTCTGGGAGCAGTGGTTCCCTCCAACGACTGTAGAAACTCCACCGCAAATTGAACCTCAAGAACCAGAACAAGCGATCGCAGGTGTTGTCGGTACGGTGCAAGTGGTTATTCCTCTTAAAGGCGTTGTCGATGTTGATACGTTGCGAGTCAAGCTAGAAAGGAGCCTGAGCAAAGCAGAAAGCGAAGCTCAATCTTTGCGTGAAAGACTCAGCAATTCTAAATTTGTCGATAAAGCACCACCAGATGTAGTACAAGGAGCAAGAGATGCTTTGGCAGAAGCTGAAAAACAAGCAGAGATTTTACGCGATCGGCTTTGTGGGTTAGCATAG